CGTCGTGCCCGACGTGCTCGCGTACAATCAGGCGCTGTTTCGCCGGGCGGGGTTGGACCCCGCCCATCCGCCGGCCACGACGGACGCGTTTGCCCGGGCCGCCGCGGCGGTGAAACAGAAGACCGGTGTCTACGGTTTCATGCCCAACATCGACGGGATCCGGTTTCTCAAGGTCTTCCAAGAGGAAGGCCTGCCTGTGTTGAGCGCGGACCGGCGGCACGCCGTGTTCGACAGTCCCGCGCACATCGCGCTGCTGGCGCGATACGTCGATCTCTACAAGCACGACGAGTTTCCGGACGACACGCTGCGCCGCGGTTACCTCGGGGCGACCGAACGGTTCGGCGGCGGCCAGCTGGCCATGCTGACGACGGGGCCGCAGTTCCTCCTGCGCGTGCGGAACGACAACCCGGACGTCTACCGCGAGACCGCGGTGGCGCCGGCGCCGCTCGGCGCGGGCCACGTGCTCGACCTGCCGACGATGGACCTCGCGGTGCCGACGGCCAGCCGGCACCGCGCCGAGGCCGTGGCGTTTGCGCTCTACGTCACCGACGACGAAAATCAGCTCGCGTTCTCGAAACAGGTGGTCATCTTCCCGTCGACGCGCGCCGCGGCGGGGGACCCCTACTTCACCCATGCCGGCGCCGGCCCGGAGGACCGTGCGCGCGTCGTCGCCGCCCGCGAACTCGCGACGGCGCGGGACCTGACGGTGGTCGTGCCCCACAGCGACGACCTGTATCGGGTGTTCCGCGAGGCGATCGAAAGCGCGTTCTACAGGAAGATGACCCCGGGGCAGGCCCTGCAGTGGGCGGTCCGCGAGTGGAACGCCAAGCTCTGAGCCCGTGCCGGGGCGTCCCGCCGGCCGCGTGACCCAAGACCGCCGAGGGCGGAAACCCGCCGTGGGGCGGGGTCGGCCGGCCGTCGCCCGCACGGCGATCGCGTACTTGTTCCTCACGCCGGCGCTGGTGCTGCTGGCCGTCTTTACATTCTATCCCGTCGTCTTCGGTACGGCGCTCAGCCTGTTCGACTACAACGTCATCTCGCCGCCCCGGTACGTCGGCCTGAGCCAGTTCGCGGCGCTGTGGCAGGACCGCTACTTCTGGACGGCGCTGCGGAACAGCGCCGTCTATCTCGCGGTCGTGCCGGCGCTGCAGCTCTCCGCGATCGTGGTCGCGCTGTGGGTGCGGCGCCCCCTCAGGGGCATTGCCTGGTTCCGGGTCGCCTACTACGTGCCGGTCGTCACGTCGATCGTCGTGGTGGGACTCATGTGGCGCTGGCTGTACGATGAAGCCGGGCTGCTGAACTACGTGCTGCTGCGGCTCGGACTGATCCACGGCCCGATTCACTG
The DNA window shown above is from bacterium and carries:
- a CDS encoding sugar ABC transporter substrate-binding protein produces the protein MNRRRAAAAAVAVVVLVSAGASPLLFAGPSPAGSVPAAEAAPTTTLEFWTISLQPFFTKFINGLIDRYRHDHPGIRIRWIDVQPQALDQKLLSSIAGGVAPDVVNLNTETTLRLAEAHALVDMDAAVPAAARARYFPNIWASQRLDGRAYGVPWYVVPDVLAYNQALFRRAGLDPAHPPATTDAFARAAAAVKQKTGVYGFMPNIDGIRFLKVFQEEGLPVLSADRRHAVFDSPAHIALLARYVDLYKHDEFPDDTLRRGYLGATERFGGGQLAMLTTGPQFLLRVRNDNPDVYRETAVAPAPLGAGHVLDLPTMDLAVPTASRHRAEAVAFALYVTDDENQLAFSKQVVIFPSTRAAAGDPYFTHAGAGPEDRARVVAARELATARDLTVVVPHSDDLYRVFREAIESAFYRKMTPGQALQWAVREWNAKL
- a CDS encoding sugar ABC transporter permease, whose product is MGRGRPAVARTAIAYLFLTPALVLLAVFTFYPVVFGTALSLFDYNVISPPRYVGLSQFAALWQDRYFWTALRNSAVYLAVVPALQLSAIVVALWVRRPLRGIAWFRVAYYVPVVTSIVVVGLMWRWLYDEAGLLNYVLLRLGLIHGPIHWLSDPGLALYSVMLVTWWKGVGYYMVIYLAGLEAIPAYYEEAAALDGAGPVARLFRVTIPLLRPSILLASTISILAALRVFEEVYVMTGGGPIFSTYTIFYYMFDQAFNSLHLGYAAAIGVVLAAITALFSAVNFRLMRHGGLSYY